A genome region from Pseudomonas helmanticensis includes the following:
- a CDS encoding lactate permease LctP family transporter, translated as MQTWQQLYSPLGSLGVSALAAVIPIVFFFLALAVFRLKGHVAGSITLALSIAVAIFAFQMPMDMAFAAAGYGFAYGLWPIAWIIVAAVFLYKLTVKSGQFEVIRSSVLSITDDQRLQVLLIGFCFGAFLEGAAGFGAPVAITAALLVGLGFNPLYAAGLCLIANTAPVAFGALGIPIIVAGQVTGIDAFKIGAMTGRQLPLLSLFVPFWLVFMMDGLRGVRETWPAALVAGLSFAVTQYFTSNFIGPELPDITSALASLISLTLFLKVWQPKRTAGAQIAGATSSAAITASAGGFGQKRTTVASPYSLGEIFKAWSPFLILTVLVTIWTLKPFKAMFAAGGSMYSWVFNFAIPHLDQLVIKTAPIVATPTAIPAVFKLDPISATGTAIFFSALISMLVLKINFKTGLTTLKETFYELRWPILSIGMVLAFAFVTNYSGMSSTMALVLAATGAAFPFFSPFLGWLGVFLTGSDTSSNALFSSLQATTAHQIGVNDTLLVAANTSGGVTGKMISPQSIAVACAATGLVGKESDLFRFTLKHSLFFATIVGLITLAQAYWFTGMLVH; from the coding sequence ATGCAAACCTGGCAACAGCTCTACAGCCCGCTCGGCAGTCTCGGCGTGTCCGCACTCGCGGCCGTCATCCCCATCGTGTTCTTCTTTCTCGCGCTGGCGGTGTTCCGCCTCAAAGGCCATGTGGCCGGCAGCATCACTCTCGCGCTGTCGATTGCCGTGGCGATCTTCGCGTTCCAGATGCCAATGGATATGGCCTTCGCCGCCGCCGGTTATGGTTTCGCCTACGGTCTGTGGCCGATTGCCTGGATCATTGTCGCGGCGGTATTCCTCTACAAACTGACCGTCAAAAGTGGTCAGTTCGAGGTCATTCGCAGTTCAGTGTTATCGATTACTGACGACCAGCGCCTGCAGGTGCTGCTGATCGGTTTCTGCTTCGGCGCGTTCCTCGAAGGTGCTGCCGGTTTCGGCGCGCCCGTGGCGATTACTGCCGCACTTCTTGTCGGGCTGGGTTTCAACCCGCTGTACGCCGCCGGCCTGTGCCTGATCGCCAACACCGCACCGGTGGCGTTCGGCGCACTGGGGATTCCGATCATCGTTGCCGGCCAAGTCACCGGCATCGATGCGTTCAAAATCGGCGCCATGACCGGTCGGCAACTGCCGTTGCTCTCGCTGTTCGTGCCGTTCTGGCTGGTGTTCATGATGGATGGCCTTCGCGGCGTGCGTGAAACCTGGCCCGCTGCACTGGTGGCCGGCCTGAGCTTCGCCGTCACCCAATATTTCACTTCGAACTTCATTGGCCCAGAGCTGCCGGACATCACCTCGGCCTTGGCCAGCCTGATTTCCCTGACCCTGTTCCTCAAGGTTTGGCAACCTAAACGCACCGCAGGCGCGCAAATCGCTGGCGCCACATCCAGCGCCGCGATCACCGCCAGCGCCGGTGGTTTCGGTCAGAAACGCACAACCGTAGCTTCGCCTTACAGCCTCGGAGAAATTTTCAAAGCGTGGTCACCGTTCCTGATCCTCACCGTACTGGTGACCATCTGGACGCTGAAGCCTTTCAAAGCGATGTTCGCCGCCGGCGGTTCGATGTACAGCTGGGTGTTCAACTTCGCGATTCCGCACCTTGATCAGCTGGTGATCAAAACCGCACCGATCGTGGCCACCCCGACGGCCATTCCGGCAGTGTTCAAACTCGATCCGATTTCCGCGACCGGCACGGCGATTTTCTTCTCCGCGCTGATCTCGATGCTGGTGCTGAAGATCAATTTCAAAACTGGTCTTACCACTTTGAAAGAGACCTTCTACGAACTGCGCTGGCCAATTCTGTCGATCGGCATGGTGCTGGCGTTCGCCTTCGTCACCAACTATTCCGGCATGTCTTCGACCATGGCGTTGGTATTGGCGGCGACGGGCGCTGCTTTCCCGTTTTTCTCGCCGTTCCTCGGCTGGCTGGGCGTGTTCCTCACCGGCTCGGATACTTCGTCCAATGCCCTGTTCAGTTCACTGCAAGCGACCACCGCACACCAGATCGGCGTCAACGACACCCTGCTGGTGGCGGCGAACACCAGCGGCGGCGTGACCGGCAAAATGATCTCGCCACAATCGATCGCCGTGGCCTGCGCCGCGACCGGTTTGGTGGGCAAGGAATCGGATCTGTTCCGCTTCACCCTTAAGCACAGCCTATTCTTTGCAACGATTGTCGGTCTGATCACCCTGGCTCAGGCCTACTGGTTCACCGGCATGCTGGTGCACTAA
- a CDS encoding (Fe-S)-binding protein, with the protein MSELFYNAVPNATRVAPPLPEPRQYPSEKPSRVYLFGTCVVDLFYPEAGMDAIHLLEREGIRVEYPQGQSCCGQPAYTSGYTEQARTVARSQLALFAGDYPVVVPSGSCAGMLREHYADLFKDEPQILKQVQALAARTYELAEFLLFVCKVQLKDSGEPVKVALHTSCSARREMNTHLHGRELLAQLSNVERVNHDHESECCGFGGTFSVRMPDISGAMVADKTQALKDSGAHKVLSADCGCLMNINGALEKQKETLRGQHLASFLWQRTGGAQ; encoded by the coding sequence ATGAGCGAGCTTTTTTACAACGCTGTGCCGAACGCGACCCGCGTGGCACCGCCACTGCCCGAACCTCGGCAATACCCCAGCGAAAAACCCTCGCGGGTCTATCTGTTCGGGACGTGCGTGGTTGACCTGTTCTACCCCGAAGCCGGGATGGACGCGATCCACTTGCTGGAGCGCGAAGGGATTCGGGTCGAGTACCCGCAAGGGCAAAGCTGCTGCGGCCAACCCGCCTACACCTCGGGTTACACCGAGCAGGCGCGGACGGTGGCGCGCTCGCAACTGGCGCTGTTTGCCGGCGATTATCCGGTGGTGGTGCCGTCGGGTTCCTGCGCCGGCATGCTGCGCGAGCATTACGCCGACTTGTTCAAGGACGAGCCGCAAATACTGAAACAGGTTCAGGCCCTCGCGGCCCGCACCTATGAACTGGCCGAGTTCCTGTTGTTTGTCTGCAAGGTGCAGCTCAAGGACAGCGGCGAACCGGTCAAAGTCGCGCTGCACACTTCGTGTTCGGCACGCCGCGAAATGAACACCCACCTGCACGGCCGCGAGTTGTTGGCGCAGTTGAGCAACGTGGAACGGGTCAATCATGACCACGAAAGCGAATGCTGTGGCTTCGGCGGAACATTCAGCGTCCGCATGCCAGACATTTCCGGCGCGATGGTGGCTGACAAGACCCAAGCGTTGAAGGATTCCGGCGCACATAAGGTGTTGAGCGCCGACTGTGGCTGTTTGATGAACATCAACGGCGCATTGGAGAAACAAAAAGAAACGCTGCGCGGGCAACATCTCGCCAGCTTTCTGTGGCAACGAACCGGGGGTGCGCAATGA
- a CDS encoding LutB/LldF family L-lactate oxidation iron-sulfur protein has product MSTSAIIPTVAVEEDFRTRAHNALGDQQLRNNFRTAMDSLMTKRAAAFSDAHEREHLRALGNSIKARALSKLPDLLEQLEQNLTRNGVTVHWAETVDEANGIVLSIIRAHEARQVIKGKSMVSEEMEMNHFLEAQGIECLESDMGEYIVQLDHEKPSHIIMPAIHKNAGQVASLFHDKLGVEYTKDVDQLIQIGRRVLRQKFFEADIGVSGVNFAVAETGTLLLVENEGNGRMTTTVPPVHIAVTGIEKVVENLRDVVPLLSLLTRSALGIPITTYVNMISGPRKEHELDGPQEVHLVLLDNGRSQAFADSELRQTLNCIRCGACMNHCPVYTRVGGHTYGEVYPGPIGKIITPHMVGLAKVPDHPSASSLCGACGEVCPVKIPIPAILRRLREENVKAPDSPHRVMRGQGSKYSRKERFIWNAWAKLNSSPTLYRLFGFFATRLRALTPSNVGPWTQNHSAPKPAARSLHDMAREHLAKQGDR; this is encoded by the coding sequence ATGAGCACTTCCGCGATTATTCCTACGGTCGCCGTAGAAGAAGATTTCCGCACCCGGGCGCACAACGCCCTCGGTGATCAGCAACTGCGGAACAACTTCCGCACTGCGATGGATTCACTGATGACCAAGCGGGCAGCGGCTTTCAGCGATGCCCACGAAAGAGAACATTTGCGCGCACTGGGCAATTCGATCAAAGCCCGCGCGCTCTCCAAGTTGCCCGACCTGCTCGAGCAACTGGAACAGAACCTGACCCGCAACGGTGTGACAGTGCACTGGGCGGAAACGGTGGACGAGGCCAATGGCATCGTCTTATCGATCATCCGTGCTCACGAGGCGCGGCAAGTGATCAAGGGCAAATCGATGGTCAGCGAAGAGATGGAGATGAACCATTTCCTCGAGGCTCAAGGCATTGAATGTCTGGAGTCCGATATGGGGGAGTACATCGTCCAGCTCGACCACGAGAAGCCTTCACACATCATTATGCCGGCGATCCACAAGAATGCCGGTCAGGTCGCGTCCTTGTTCCACGACAAACTTGGCGTGGAATACACCAAGGACGTTGACCAACTCATTCAGATCGGTCGCAGAGTCCTGCGGCAGAAATTCTTCGAAGCGGACATCGGCGTCTCCGGCGTCAACTTCGCCGTCGCTGAAACCGGCACCCTGCTGCTGGTGGAAAACGAAGGCAACGGCCGCATGACCACCACCGTGCCGCCGGTGCACATCGCCGTCACCGGCATCGAAAAGGTTGTCGAAAATCTCCGCGACGTGGTGCCGTTGTTGTCACTGTTGACCCGCTCGGCGCTGGGCATTCCGATCACCACTTACGTCAACATGATCTCCGGCCCGCGCAAGGAGCATGAACTCGACGGCCCGCAGGAAGTGCATCTGGTCCTGCTCGACAACGGTCGCAGCCAGGCTTTCGCCGACAGTGAATTGCGCCAGACCTTGAACTGCATCCGCTGCGGCGCCTGCATGAATCATTGCCCGGTCTACACCCGCGTCGGCGGTCACACCTATGGCGAGGTGTATCCCGGGCCGATCGGCAAGATCATCACCCCGCACATGGTCGGTCTGGCGAAAGTCCCCGATCACCCGAGTGCGTCTTCGCTGTGCGGCGCCTGCGGAGAAGTGTGTCCGGTAAAAATTCCTATCCCGGCGATCCTGCGGCGCCTGCGCGAAGAAAATGTCAAAGCCCCGGACAGCCCACACCGAGTGATGCGCGGTCAGGGCAGCAAATATTCGCGCAAGGAACGCTTTATCTGGAACGCTTGGGCGAAACTCAACAGTTCGCCAACCTTGTATCGATTGTTCGGTTTCTTCGCCACGCGCCTGCGAGCACTGACCCCGAGCAACGTCGGCCCGTGGACACAAAATCACAGCGCGCCGAAACCCGCCGCTCGCTCACTGCACGACATGGCCCGCGAGCATCTGGCCAAACAGGGAGACCGCTGA
- a CDS encoding LutC/YkgG family protein: protein MSAKQNILGKLRKSLTGTTPIADDFDVDLLTQPYTYTAEQRIPQLRKLMEAVHTEIHMTSDAEWPALLEQLLHDRQLPSLLIAPTTAHGQRITQHWANNPDLPALKSYDRPMEEWKAELFDDTPASLTGTLGAIAATGSLIMWPTREEPRLMSLVPPVHFALLKASEIRDNFYQVQHEFNWAQGMPTNALLVSGPSKTADIEQVLAYGAHGPKDLVVLILEDQ from the coding sequence ATGAGCGCCAAGCAAAATATCCTCGGCAAGCTGCGGAAAAGTCTGACGGGCACTACACCGATTGCCGACGACTTTGATGTCGATCTGCTGACGCAGCCTTACACCTACACTGCCGAACAGCGCATTCCGCAACTGCGCAAACTGATGGAAGCGGTGCACACCGAAATCCACATGACCTCAGACGCGGAATGGCCGGCGCTGCTCGAGCAACTGCTGCACGACCGTCAATTGCCGAGCCTGCTGATCGCGCCGACTACAGCGCATGGGCAACGCATCACACAGCATTGGGCGAACAATCCTGATCTGCCTGCACTGAAATCCTACGACCGGCCGATGGAAGAGTGGAAAGCCGAGCTATTCGACGACACCCCGGCCAGCCTCACCGGCACCCTCGGCGCGATTGCCGCCACCGGCAGCCTGATCATGTGGCCAACCCGCGAAGAACCGCGCTTGATGAGCCTGGTACCGCCGGTGCATTTCGCCCTGCTCAAAGCCAGCGAAATCCGCGACAACTTCTATCAGGTGCAACATGAATTCAATTGGGCGCAAGGCATGCCGACCAACGCACTGCTGGTCTCCGGTCCGTCGAAAACCGCCGACATCGAGCAAGTGCTGGCGTACGGCGCGCACGGCCCGAAAGACCTGGTGGTTCTGATCCTGGAGGACCAATGA
- a CDS encoding FAD-binding and (Fe-S)-binding domain-containing protein: MTLPVNFLRDAQQLIPAERRFDDPLSTLAFGTDASFYRLIPQLVIRVEAEDEVVALLKLAQRDNVPVTFRAAGTSLSGQAISDSVLIVLGDNWNAREIRGQGTQIRLQPGVIGAQANAWLAPFGRKIGPDPASINACKIGGIVANNASGMCCGTAQNTYHTLAGIRLVLADGTRLDTEDAASVAAFRASHGDLLDRLATLGRETRANAELAARIRHKYRLKNTTGLSLNALVDFDEPVDILSHLLVGSEGTLGFISAVTYDTVIDHPNKASALIVFADVETCCNAVTVLKSQPVSAVELLDRRSLRSVQDKPGMPAFVQQLSNNACALLIESRAASSTLLQEQLAQIMTSLSGFPVEKQVDFSEDPVENAKLWAIRKDTFPAVGAVRKTGTTVIIEDVTFPVEQLAIGVNRLIALFDKHAYDEAILFGHALEGNLHFVFTQGFNNPEEVARYQAFMDDVAQLVAVEFGGSLKAEHGTGRNMAPFVELEWGSDAYQLMWQLKRLLDPNGILNPDVVLSEDPQIHLKHLKPLPAADEIVDKCIECGFCEPVCPSKGLTLSPRQRIVIWRDIQAKKRAGIDTRELEEAYEYQGIETCAATGLCAQRCPVGINTGELVKKLRGRHATHQKTADWIEGNFAKTLQGARFTLHVANGARMLMGAPRLAKLSASLTRLSKGQVPLWTSAMPQPERAIRFSPNVSDERPRVVYLAACVSRVMGPAAGDKEQTSLYDKTRGLLEKAGYQVVFPDNQDNLCCGQPFASKGYAEQAEHKRQELISALLHASRGGLDPIYCDTSPCTLRLVQDVGETRLDLYDPVRFIRTHLLDRLDFTAQEAPIAVHVTCSTQHLGESQALIDLARKCSNTVVIPEGIHCCGFAGDKGFTTPELNSHSLRSLKDAVQHCSEGISTSRTCEIGLTQHGGIDYHGLVYLVDRVTRAKAC, translated from the coding sequence ATGACGCTTCCAGTGAATTTCCTGCGTGATGCGCAACAACTGATTCCAGCCGAGCGCCGTTTTGATGACCCTTTATCGACCCTGGCCTTCGGGACCGATGCGAGTTTTTATCGGCTGATTCCTCAGTTGGTAATCCGTGTTGAAGCTGAAGATGAAGTCGTGGCTCTGTTGAAACTGGCCCAGCGCGACAACGTCCCGGTGACCTTTCGTGCGGCAGGCACCAGTCTGTCCGGCCAAGCAATCAGCGATTCCGTTTTGATTGTGCTTGGGGATAACTGGAACGCCCGTGAGATTCGCGGCCAAGGCACGCAGATTCGCCTGCAACCGGGCGTGATCGGCGCGCAAGCCAACGCATGGCTGGCACCGTTCGGGCGCAAGATTGGCCCGGATCCGGCGTCGATCAACGCCTGCAAAATCGGCGGCATCGTCGCCAACAACGCCAGCGGCATGTGCTGCGGCACCGCGCAAAATACCTATCACACGCTGGCCGGGATTCGTCTGGTACTGGCCGATGGCACGCGCCTGGATACCGAGGACGCTGCAAGTGTTGCGGCATTTCGCGCCAGCCACGGCGATCTGCTTGATCGCTTGGCGACCTTGGGCCGCGAAACTCGCGCCAACGCCGAACTGGCTGCACGAATTCGCCACAAATATCGTCTGAAAAATACCACCGGCCTGTCGCTCAACGCCTTGGTGGATTTCGATGAGCCTGTGGATATCTTGAGCCACTTGCTGGTCGGCTCCGAAGGTACGCTCGGCTTCATCAGCGCAGTGACCTACGACACCGTGATCGATCATCCAAACAAGGCCTCGGCGCTGATCGTCTTCGCGGATGTGGAGACCTGCTGCAACGCGGTCACCGTGCTGAAAAGCCAACCAGTGTCTGCAGTCGAATTGCTCGATCGCCGCAGTCTGCGCTCGGTGCAAGACAAACCCGGCATGCCCGCTTTCGTACAACAGCTGTCGAACAATGCCTGCGCGCTGCTGATCGAATCCCGCGCTGCATCTTCCACTTTGCTGCAGGAACAACTGGCGCAGATCATGACGTCGCTCAGTGGTTTCCCGGTAGAGAAGCAAGTCGATTTCAGCGAAGACCCTGTGGAAAACGCCAAGCTCTGGGCGATCCGCAAAGACACCTTCCCCGCCGTCGGCGCCGTACGCAAAACCGGCACCACGGTGATCATCGAAGACGTGACCTTTCCGGTCGAGCAACTGGCCATTGGCGTAAACCGCCTGATTGCCCTGTTCGATAAACATGCCTACGACGAAGCGATCCTTTTCGGACACGCACTGGAAGGCAATCTGCACTTCGTCTTCACCCAGGGCTTCAACAACCCGGAGGAAGTCGCACGCTATCAGGCGTTCATGGATGACGTCGCGCAATTGGTGGCGGTGGAATTTGGTGGCTCGCTGAAAGCCGAGCACGGCACCGGCCGCAACATGGCGCCCTTCGTCGAACTGGAATGGGGCAGCGACGCCTATCAACTGATGTGGCAGCTCAAACGTCTGCTCGACCCGAACGGCATTCTCAATCCGGACGTGGTACTCAGCGAAGATCCACAGATCCACCTCAAGCATTTGAAGCCGCTGCCGGCGGCCGACGAGATTGTGGATAAATGCATCGAGTGTGGTTTCTGCGAACCGGTCTGCCCGTCGAAAGGCCTGACCCTGAGCCCGCGCCAGCGCATCGTGATCTGGCGCGATATTCAGGCGAAGAAACGTGCCGGCATCGACACCCGTGAACTGGAAGAAGCCTACGAGTACCAAGGCATTGAGACCTGCGCGGCGACCGGCCTTTGTGCGCAACGTTGCCCGGTAGGTATCAATACCGGCGAGCTGGTGAAAAAGCTCCGTGGCCGACACGCGACCCATCAGAAAACCGCTGACTGGATCGAAGGAAATTTCGCCAAGACCCTGCAAGGTGCGCGCTTTACGCTGCATGTGGCCAACGGCGCGCGGATGCTGATGGGCGCGCCGCGTCTGGCGAAGCTATCCGCGAGCCTGACCCGTCTATCTAAAGGCCAAGTGCCGTTGTGGACGAGCGCGATGCCGCAACCGGAGAGAGCCATTCGCTTCAGTCCGAATGTGTCGGACGAACGCCCGCGCGTGGTGTATCTGGCCGCGTGTGTATCGCGGGTCATGGGCCCGGCGGCGGGTGATAAAGAGCAGACGTCGCTCTACGACAAAACCCGTGGATTGCTGGAAAAGGCCGGTTACCAAGTGGTCTTCCCGGACAACCAGGACAACCTCTGCTGCGGTCAGCCTTTCGCCTCCAAAGGCTATGCCGAGCAAGCCGAACACAAACGCCAGGAGCTGATCAGCGCACTGCTGCACGCCAGTCGCGGCGGCCTCGATCCGATCTACTGCGACACCAGCCCGTGCACGCTGCGGCTGGTGCAGGACGTAGGAGAAACTCGTCTGGATCTGTACGACCCGGTGCGCTTCATCCGTACGCATCTTCTCGACCGACTGGACTTCACCGCGCAAGAAGCACCAATTGCCGTGCACGTGACCTGCAGCACGCAACACCTGGGCGAAAGCCAGGCGTTGATCGATCTGGCGCGCAAGTGCAGCAACACCGTGGTCATTCCCGAAGGCATACATTGCTGCGGGTTTGCCGGCGACAAGGGTTTCACCACACCGGAGCTGAACAGCCATTCGCTGCGCTCGCTCAAGGATGCGGTGCAGCATTGCAGCGAAGGGATTTCCACCAGCCGCACCTGTGAGATTGGTCTTACGCAACATGGCGGAATTGACTACCACGGCCTGGTCTATCTGGTGGATCGGGTGACCCGAGCGAAGGCCTGCTGA
- a CDS encoding integrase domain-containing protein, which produces MCAQATRLSDRQLKAVKPKDKDYVLSDGDGLQLRVRVNGSTLWNFNYRQPITKNRINMGLGTYPELSLAQARKKTVEARERLAQGIDPKEQRSELEQTKRQATEHTFENVASAWFELKKDSVTQAYAEDIWRSLTLHVFPSLGTTPISQINAPRVIELLRPLETKGSLETVKRLTQRLNEIMTYGVNSGMIFANPLSGIRAVFKKPKKQNMAALRPEELPELMVAIANASIKRTTRCLIEWQLHTMTRPAEAATTSWADIDLDKKTWTIPAERMKKRRAHVIPLTEHTLALLETIKPYSGHREYVFPADRDPRTHCNSQTANMALKRMGFEGRLVSQGMRSMASTILNEQGWDSELIEVALAHVDKDEVRSAYNRADYIERRRPMMIWWSEHIQQAATGSLSVSAIQGRRVSVRATHLPDAVA; this is translated from the coding sequence ATGTGCGCCCAAGCCACCCGCCTCTCTGACCGCCAGCTCAAAGCGGTAAAGCCAAAAGACAAGGACTACGTCCTCAGCGATGGAGACGGCTTACAGCTGCGCGTGAGGGTCAATGGCTCTACGCTATGGAACTTCAACTACCGGCAGCCGATTACCAAAAACCGCATCAATATGGGCCTCGGCACCTACCCAGAGCTCTCGCTCGCCCAAGCCAGGAAGAAAACTGTCGAAGCCAGAGAGCGTCTCGCTCAGGGCATCGACCCGAAAGAACAACGTAGCGAGCTGGAGCAGACAAAAAGACAGGCAACCGAGCACACATTCGAGAACGTGGCGTCTGCCTGGTTTGAACTGAAAAAGGATTCTGTGACTCAAGCTTATGCCGAGGACATCTGGCGCTCGCTCACACTGCATGTCTTTCCATCGCTGGGAACAACACCTATCTCGCAGATCAATGCCCCGAGGGTCATCGAGCTGCTGCGCCCTTTGGAAACCAAAGGCAGCCTGGAGACAGTGAAGCGACTGACCCAACGACTCAACGAGATCATGACCTACGGTGTGAATTCGGGAATGATCTTTGCCAATCCGCTCAGCGGCATTCGGGCCGTTTTCAAGAAGCCGAAAAAGCAGAACATGGCAGCCCTCCGCCCCGAAGAGCTGCCAGAGTTAATGGTCGCCATCGCCAATGCGAGCATAAAGAGAACAACCCGCTGCCTGATCGAATGGCAACTCCACACCATGACCCGCCCTGCGGAAGCCGCCACGACGTCCTGGGCTGACATCGACCTCGACAAGAAAACCTGGACGATCCCAGCGGAGCGCATGAAGAAGCGACGCGCTCACGTCATACCGCTGACCGAACACACACTTGCTCTGCTTGAGACGATCAAACCCTATAGCGGCCACAGAGAGTATGTATTCCCTGCTGATCGAGACCCGCGAACCCACTGCAATAGCCAGACAGCAAACATGGCCCTAAAACGCATGGGCTTTGAAGGTCGATTGGTAAGCCAAGGAATGCGCTCCATGGCCAGTACCATCTTGAACGAACAGGGATGGGATTCGGAGCTGATTGAAGTCGCACTTGCGCACGTGGACAAAGACGAGGTACGCAGCGCCTACAATCGTGCAGATTACATTGAGAGAAGACGTCCCATGATGATCTGGTGGAGTGAACACATCCAGCAAGCCGCCACTGGAAGCTTGTCAGTTTCAGCCATTCAGGGACGCAGAGTAAGCGTCCGGGCAACACACCTTCCTGACGCCGTCGCTTGA
- a CDS encoding RES family NAD+ phosphorylase, which produces MVVKKVVCFRCVIEPYLERRIKRSGVSAPCSLCGVTRKCIPLAQVTGQVEAVLGKYICEGEHHRYWSGNELRHGQQGDDVEYWVSEIFGCDNIEPIVQAVCDNFDGQSYSRDTSYIRMPFLPYAVERQWHEFGDGVRHGNRYFNDSAKKFLGWLFEGLDGYSCSSRDDSVVRILTPKDAPPNYRARSCTTSDAVESISRDPASNLAAPPKEKSGEGRMNPAGVSAFYGAFERETCVAELRPPVGGTVISGEFRLTREVRLLDFGRFEKADLGQRPSFFDPQYFEKSGRQEFLRDLHNEITVPVLPGFEKNYLITQVVAEYLATQYDPRFDGVIFKSVQNEGGHNIVLFSHVACAATSTIVIKKDRGFVLGPKSSSVPGIEYVPDSLSRHAVKGVKFDMEEEPLAQRDSSPMQIRSCAWE; this is translated from the coding sequence ATGGTCGTGAAGAAAGTAGTTTGCTTTAGATGCGTCATAGAACCGTACCTGGAGAGGCGCATCAAACGCAGCGGGGTCTCCGCTCCTTGCAGCTTGTGTGGCGTAACGCGCAAATGCATCCCGCTAGCCCAAGTGACAGGCCAAGTGGAGGCTGTCCTAGGCAAATACATTTGTGAGGGGGAGCATCATCGTTACTGGAGCGGTAACGAGCTACGTCACGGTCAGCAGGGAGACGACGTAGAGTATTGGGTCAGCGAAATATTTGGCTGCGACAATATCGAACCCATTGTCCAGGCAGTCTGTGATAATTTCGATGGCCAATCCTATAGTAGGGATACGTCCTATATCCGGATGCCTTTTTTACCGTATGCCGTGGAAAGGCAGTGGCATGAATTCGGGGATGGTGTAAGGCACGGCAATCGCTACTTCAACGACAGCGCAAAGAAATTTTTAGGCTGGCTCTTCGAAGGTCTAGACGGCTATTCCTGCTCATCGCGCGATGACTCGGTGGTGCGGATACTCACTCCAAAGGACGCACCGCCTAACTATCGGGCCCGCTCGTGCACCACGTCTGATGCTGTCGAGTCGATCAGTCGGGATCCTGCCTCCAATCTTGCGGCCCCGCCCAAAGAAAAATCTGGCGAAGGTCGGATGAACCCCGCTGGCGTTTCTGCATTTTACGGCGCATTCGAGCGCGAAACATGTGTGGCTGAGCTGCGTCCCCCGGTGGGTGGTACTGTCATCAGCGGCGAGTTTCGACTGACGCGTGAAGTGCGGTTGCTGGACTTCGGTCGTTTTGAGAAAGCTGATTTGGGGCAGCGGCCCAGTTTTTTCGATCCTCAATATTTCGAAAAATCGGGTCGTCAGGAGTTTCTGCGAGATTTACACAACGAAATCACCGTGCCTGTTCTCCCAGGTTTCGAGAAGAACTACCTGATCACCCAGGTCGTCGCAGAGTACCTTGCCACCCAGTATGACCCTCGATTTGACGGAGTCATCTTCAAGTCCGTGCAGAATGAAGGAGGTCACAATATTGTATTGTTCTCTCATGTGGCATGCGCTGCTACCTCCACAATCGTAATCAAAAAGGATCGCGGTTTTGTCCTTGGGCCCAAGTCCTCAAGCGTGCCCGGGATAGAGTACGTACCTGATAGTCTAAGTAGGCACGCTGTAAAAGGAGTCAAGTTTGATATGGAGGAAGAGCCGCTTGCACAGCGAGATTCATCCCCTATGCAGATACGCTCGTGTGCTTGGGAATGA